The uncultured Desulfatiglans sp. DNA window GGTCATCGTCAAATGGCGGATTTCATCCAGCCCGAGCAGCACCACAGCGTTCCTGACGGATGTGACCGGTGCACGCAGACCATGGTAGACCGAATTGACGAGGCTGATCACCTTCATCGCGACGGCTGCATCCGTGGTAATGAGATCGGCGACCTCTTCGAGATCGATTTCGTCGCGATCGAAGATCTCGAGAAGTTTGGTAACCAAGGTGGGAAAAGCAGGCAAATTTTCGATTTGTCTTACAACTCTACGCACCTTGTTGGTTTTATGGTCCATCGGCTGCATGTCGAAAGACTTTTGAGCCCTGCCAAAGTCGTTTGAAAATCCCATAAGGATCTCCTGTCGATTTTTCAAGAATGCCGTTTTTCCCCTGCCGAACTTTGTTTAGCCGGAGTCGATTGAGGAATCCGCAGCGGCTCTGAAAAGGAGCCCCGTCGGCATCCATATCCTATTTCGGGATTGGAGCCGGACTTGTTCATGAAAGACTGTGATGGACATGCACTAGTGTATTTTTCGGCTGTTCACGCCGGAACTTTAGCTTTTTTGCACTATGGATTGAAGCTGCATTCGCTGTCGCTGCGGCCTCTTCTTTTTCTTCCCTGTTTTCAAGGGAGCAGAGGAAGGATTTATTGACAATTTTTGGTTGATTTTGTATTTTTCTGGCCTGATCCTGTAGCCGCCTGGCTGCGGCAGATGAGCAGCATCCCATTTTCTTAAATCAATCGCTGACGATATTTTTTCGCTGTAGGGGCAATTTCGATATCCCTGACGGCTACTCGTTCTATCCGATGCAAGGTATAGGAAGTCGATGGACCATTTTCAAATTCTTTTCGTCGATGATGAACCCGATATAAGAGAAATTGCTCATAAATATATGACCTTCCATGGGTATAAGATCCGAGTCGCCGAAAGCGGTGATGTGGCTCTCGAACGCCTGCGTATGGAGCGGTTTCCGGTCGTATTTACGGATTTATTCATGCCCGGAATGGATGGATTGACTCTCCTGAAGATCATCAAAGATGAATGGCCGGCCACGGATGTGGTTGTTTTGACGGGATATGGCAGTATCAAGTCAGCTATTGAAGCGACGAAGCTCGGATGTTATGACTACCTGCAAAAACCGATGAAACTAGAGCGCTTGAAGCTTTTGGTGGACCAGATCGCAGAACGCTGGAAAAAGACCGAGCCCGATAATTTGCTCGAGGTGGATGGAGATTACGGCAGCTTTGACGGGGTGGTGGGCAAGAGTCCGCGGATGCAGGAGATATTCGCCCTTATTTCCAAAATCAGCTCGAACGGTCCTACGGTATTGATCCATGGCGAGAGCGGTACGGGCAAAGAGTTGATTGCCAGAGTAATCTGGCGAAAAAGCTCGCGGCAGGATAAACCTTTCGTGCCGGTCAATTGCGGGGCGATTCCTGAAGGGTTGGCCGAAAGTGAACTCTTCGGTCATGTGAACGGTGCTTTCACTGGAACGGTACGGGATACCAAAGGGTTGTTCGAGGCGGCTGACGGAGGAACACTCTTTCTGGATGAGATCACTGAAATTTCTTCTTGCATGCAAGTCAAGCTGTTGCGTGCTCTGCAGGAAAAGTGTATCCGGCGTGTAGGGGAGTCTAAAGAGTTGTCGGTTGATGTCAGAGTCATCGCCGCCACCAATCGTGATCCGTTGGTCAGTCTCCAAGAGGGCCGCTTGAGGGAGGATCTTTACTACCGGCTGAATGTCGTGCCGATTATGTTGCCGCCTTTGCGAGAGCGCAAAGAGGATGTTGAAGGGCTTGCTCGACATTTTTTGAAGCGACTGGAGCGGATGAATAAAAAAAACGGGCCGATTAGCATCACCACCCAAGCGCTTGATGCCCTTCGTCGATACCATTGGCCCGGCAATGTTCGAGAGCTTGAGAATGTCATAGAGAGGGCCTTTTTATTATGTTCGGATCATTTGATCCGATTGTGTGATCTTCCTTCCAATATCGTTGCGATGCCACAAAACAGTTCCAGCCAAAATTTAAAACTCAGAACGCATGAAGCGAACCTGATCGAGAAGGCTCTGTCCGAGGCCGGCAGCAATAAAAGCACTGCCGCAGATCTGCTCGGGATCAACCTGAGCACGCTTTACCGGAAGATGAAAAAATACGATATCCCTCTCTGATGGTCTTTTCGTTTCCCGCATGCAGTCCCACCGTTAGGTAGTTTCCATCCAGAAATGGTCTTTTTGGCCAATCTCGGCGTCAATCTGCACGTTTGCTTGTGCGGCGACCTGTTGGTCCTATTCGCACAAGTGATTGATTTTCTTAACCTTAGCAGGCTGGGCCTATCCCGAAGGGGTGGCCTGAGCACGCGAAGCGAGTGAAGAAAAATCCGCATTTCTGGACTGGAAACTGGGCCGTGCCGGTGAATCGTCCTATCCCATTTCATCGCTTGTGAGTTGAATCTTGAACGCTTTTGGCAAAATGCAAAAGCTCTTGCATTATGCAAAGTGGACGGGGCCGATTCATTGAAGGAAAGCTGGAGCTTATTGATCTGATTTTGCAATCCCGTGAATTTTCTCGGGTGCCCGGCTTGTGTCGAGCTTTTTCAGAGGATCGGGGGAGATTGGGAAAAATCCGGACGTTTGAGCCTTCGGACTCATCGCAAAACGGCTTGAACCCTTAACGGCGAAGGTCATTGGATATGGAGTGCGAGATGCTTTTTCCCAGTTTATGCCGTTTCAGTTCACGAGGCGGTTGCATTTGCATTTTACACAAGAGGACCGGACCTATTTCAGGTTCAAGGATAAGACCTCCATTGCCTTTTAATGCCGATCTTATTGAAATGTTTTGTTTCCTATAGTTGTACACGGGTCCTGGGGTATGATGGTATGGATCTTGCTCTTTCCTTGCGTGGTTACGAGGCGTAGAGCGATTCCGATGGAGCGTATTCCCGGGGTCCAGCTCAGTTCAAGGGTTTAAGAAGAAGATTGGTCCTCCGTCGGCCAGGATTAAAAAATCAGAAAAAAGCGGCTGCGGGATTTAAGGGGATCACCTTGGGTGGAGGAACCGTTGAACCACGTTTTCAATGCATTGCTGGAGGATGATCAAGAGCAGGGATCAGTGGGTGTTTCGCCCAAGTCGTCCCGTGCTGCTTCGCTAGCTTTCGGATCCTTGGTCGGCCAATGTGGCCAGATGCAGGCGGTTTACAGCCTTGTGCGCAAAGTTGCCCGAACCGATTCCACTGTGATCATATACGGAGAGAGCGGAACGGGTAAGGAACTTGTAGCACGGGCGATTCATGAGACATCCGATAGGAGAGACAAGGCCTTTGTGGCGATTAATTGCGGTGCCATTCCGGAGAATCTCCTGGAAAGCGAACTCTTCGGTCATGTGAGAGGGGCTTTCACGGGCGCGACCACGAACAAGCCCGGAAAATTTGAGATGGCTGACGGCGGAACGATTTTTCTGGACGAAATTGGAGATATGAGTCCCGAACTGCAGGTCAAACTCCTGCGGGTTCTTGAAACTCGTTCCTTCGAGCCTGTCGGTGGAAACCGCTCTTACAAGGTCGATGTACGTGTCTTGGCGGCTACCCATCGGGATTTAAGGGACGCTATTGCCAAGGGCCGTTTCAGAGAAGATCTGTTTTACCGCCTGCACGTCATTCCCGTCACCCTGCCGCCTCTGCGCGAGCGGAGGAATGATATCCCTTTGCTGGTGGAGCATTTCGTAGCGCACTTCAACGCTGCCAAAGGAATGAGTATCGCCGGTATCCGGTCGGACGCCCTCGAACGTCTGGTGGATTACCACTGGCCCGGGAATGTCCGGGAACTCAAGAATATGATGGAACGTCTGACAATTCTCCGGGGGCAAGGGGAAATCGATCTATCCGATTTGCCTGACAAATTTCTTGCCATGTCATCTGCCGAGGCAAAGTTTGTTCCGCAGATTGAGTTTTCAGAGGAAGGGATTTGTTTGAATACAGCAGTGACCGAGTTTGAAAAGGCGTTGATACTCCAGTCGCTTCAGAAAACGCAGTGGGTGAAGAACAAGGCGGCGAAGCTCCTGCACTTGAATCGCACAACACTCGTCGAAAAGATCAAACGCCACCAGTTGCAGCCGTGCTGCTGACCATCATCGTGTCAAATATATGACGACCGGTTCGGACTGTTGACGCCCGATGTCACAAGGCGCTGCTCCGTCCTTGCAGGTCGAATGCACTGCCCTACTGCACCGGCTTTTTAATCATATCTCCCACACCCGATGTTTGTTCCTCCTTCTAAAGGCTCTTTAAGATTTCCCCCTATTTGACCCATAGTCATTCCAGGTCCACTTTTCTCATACGATGTTTTTCCAATCGGTGGCATGTTTCTTGCCGTTTCTAAGACAGATCTCATTTGGGGCCGGTTCCCACGGATTCCGATTGGGGTTGTGCAGTGACGCAAGAAAGACGCCTGTATCCATCCAGGGGAATGCCGGCGAGTGAAGGGAAAGGAGTAACGGCTGCATGCGGAGGGCGACGATCCTTCTTGTTGGTGGCGATTCTGAGCTTTGGAGCCAGGTTGACAGGGTGCTGGGCCGAACCGGTTGCGAGGTGCAGCGGGTGGCGGCAGGCAAGGACGCTGCCGCCAGAGTGGCTGAGACGCCCTGCTTGGGTGTCCTCGTTGATACTGCGACGGCCGGAATGCCCTGTAGTGAATTGATCAAGACCGTCAATGGAGTGGCGGCTGAGATTCCGGTTGTTTTTACGGCCCGGCAGAGAACCGTGTCCGAGGCGATGGAAGTGATGCGGGCGGGGGCCGAGGACTATCTTGGGAGGCCTATTGATTCCCGGCATTTGGTCGCTTTGGTCGAGCGGTGGCGCAGCCGGGGGCATCACGATATGCGACCCGAGGTGAACCGGGATCGTCACAGCGGCTTTGACGATTGCCGGGAGATTGTCACACGTGACCCCGCTTTTTTAAATACCTTGAAAGTCGCCGAAAACATCGCCCTCAGTCCAGCGACGGTCCTTATTTATGGGGAGAGCGGCACCGGCAAGGAACTGCTGGCTCGGTTCATCCATGAAAGAAGTGACCGCCGCGAAGGTCCCTTCGTGGCGGTCAACTGCGCCGCGCTGCCAGATGGTCTGGCGGAGAGCGAACTTTTCGGTCATGAGAAAGGCGCGTTTACGGGGGCGTTGAATCGCAAGTTGGGGCGGTTCGAGCTGGCCGATGGTGGCACGCTTGTCCTGGACGAGATCTCCGAGACACCTCTGCCCATTCAGGCCAAATTGCTCCGTGCCCTGCAGGAACAGATCATTGACCGGGTCGGAGGCAGCACTCCGATATCGGTGAATGTGAGGGTGATCGCCATTACCAACCAGGACCTCGCAGTGGCAGTGGAGGAAGGTCGCTTCCGGGAAGATCTTTTCTACCGTGTCAATGTTATCCCGCTGATGATTCCGCCTTTGAGGGAGCGCCCCTTGGATATCCCCCTCCTGGCCCGCTATTTCATTGAGCATTACGCCGACAGGGTGGGTCGGCCGGCGCCGCGCCTTTCCTCTGAGGTCAAGGAACATCTTGTGAAGCGGGAGTGGAAAGGGAACGTGCGCGAACTCGAAAACACCATTCAGCGCGGGATCTTGTTGTGTCAGGAAGAGGTCGTTCTGCCGGAACACTTATTGTTGGAAGGTCCCTTCAAAAGTTTTTCTACCGGCAAGTACATGGTCGAGGCGGGCTTGTCGATGAGAGAGATGGAACGGCGACTGATTTTGGCCACGCTTCAAAATGTCAACGGTAACCGTACCCATGCGGCCCGGATGCTGGGAATCAGTATCCGAACACTGCGGAATAAACTTAGGGAATACCGGGATCGCGGGCTGGTCCTAGCCGAGAATTCCGGAGCGGCGGTGGGGATGGGTTGAAAGAGGATCTGCCGCGAAGACCCATTCTAGTGTTTGCATTTCGGACAAGGCTTTAGGGCGATCAGGCGGAAAAATTTTCCCAACGGCCGGCAAGAAATCACAGGGGCAGGATCGCCTGAGCGCATTGCGTCTCATTTTTTTGTTTTGATTGCAAGGCGTTATCTTTAGATGAGGAGGTGCGATAGGGGTGGTATGTTATTTGCTGCTCGCTTAGCATAGGAAGGGGGAAGAGGGCTATGTCAAACGGCGGTCTGTTTGATGGAACGATCCAGAAGTTGTGTCATGCATTGGACCTACGTTCCATACGGCACAATATGATTGTCTCCAATTTGGCCAATATGGACATTCCGGCATATAAGCCTTTTGATCTGGTCATTCGTGAGGAGATGGGCAAGGACCGTGGAGAGGCTTTGCCGCTGCTGCAGTCGCAACCCGGACACATGGCATTGGCAGGGGCGGGCCATTCAAGCTTGCAGCTTGCACCAGCGGCGATGGCGATGTTTACGGAAGACTCCGCTGCGCCTGCACTGGACCGGGAGCAGGCATTGGCGGCTTTGGCACAGAATGGTCTGGTCTACAACGCAACGGCCCAGATTGTCGCCCGCAAGTTCGATGGTCTGCGTAACGTCGTTGAAGGAGGAAGGGAGTAAGCGCCCATGGATTTTTTAAACGCCCTGCAGATCAGCGCTTCCGGATTAAGTGCCCAAAGAATGCGTATTAATTTGATTACAAGCAACTTGGCCAATGCTGATACGACCTCCACGGCTGAAGGTGGCCCGTATAAACGAAAGGATGTGATTCTGGGGGCTTTCCCGGTGAGCAGGGAGAATGATTTCAGAGATGTCATGTCCCGTGAGGTCGAAAATGCAATGGCCGAGGTGAAAGTGGTGGGAATTGTCGCCTATGAAAGGGCGCCCCGGATGAAATATGCGCCTGGCCATCCGGATGCGAACGGCGCGGGTTATGTAGCCATGCCGAACATCAACGTGATCGAAGAGATGGCGAATATGATGGTGGCCGCACGCAGTTATGAAGCGAATCTGACGGCCATCCAGACCACTAAAAGCATGGCCGCCAAGGCTCTGGAGATAGGCAGATAGCCATGAAGATCATCCCTCTCTTGCATACAGAAAGGCTTTCGGTCCTTCAAAATCCTGGTTCAACCGAGAAAGTGCAACAGCCGGGCACAGGTTTCGCTTGTGCCTTTAAATCGGCCCTCGCACATGTCAATCAACTACAGAAAACGGCGGATACGGCGGCCGTAGATCTGGCTGCCGGGAGACGAGAGGACATCCACCAAACCATGATCGCTATCGAGAAGGCAGATGTCACTTTCAGACTCATTATGCAGATCCGCAACAAGGTAGTCGCGGCCTATGAAGAAGTGATGAGGATGCAGGTTTAGTGTCCGTGGCTGGTAAAACCTTCTAAGCATGGAACCCGATAGGATTTACCGCTGAAAACATTGAGGTGATATGGCATCTACACTGCATTCCAAGTTTTCATCGGCGATTGCTTCCTTCAAGTCCCTCAGCCACACCAGACGGGTGGTTCTGCTGGGTCTGACGGCGGCGGCGGCCATGTCCATTATATGGCTCATGGTTTGGGTCAACACCCCCGATTTTCAAGTCCTTTATGGGAATCTCGCTCAGGAGGACGCTGCCGCCGTCGTCAGTCGCCTCAAAGCGCAAAAGATTCCTTTCGAGATTGCGGCGCAAGGACGCACTGTTTTAGTGCCTGCCGAGCGGCTCTATGAGCTCAGACTCGATCTGGCTTCTCAAGGATTGCCGCAGGGCTCGGGGGTTGGTTTTGAAATCTTTGATAACACGAAGCTCGGGATGACCGAATTTGTTCAGAACGTGAATTATCAAAGGGCCCTCCAGGGGGAATTGGCCAGAACCATTGCGGGTTTCAGTGAAGTGGAAAGCTGCAGGGTGCATATCGTCATGCCCTCCCAATCCCTTTTCCTGGATCAGGAGGAGTCGGCCACCGCCTCCATAGTGTTGAAAATCCGTGAAGGATGCCAGCTCAGCCAGAATCAGATTCAAGGAATCATCCACCTTGTTTCTTCCAGTGTGTCGCGGCTGGCCCCTAAAGACGTGACGGTGGTCGACAACTTTGGCAAGATCCTCGGCAGGGACAGCGAATCTTCGGACATGCGGCGTGTCAGTTCCGACCAGCTCGAATACCAGGTGAGGGTGGAGAAGAATCTCGAGAATCGGATCAAGACGATGCTGTCCACGGTCCTGGGACCCGAAAAGGCCATCGTACGCGTTTCCTGTCTCATGGATTTCAGGCATGAGGAAAAAACCGCGGAACAGTACCAACCCGATGCCGTGGCGGTGCGCAGTGAGCAATATCATAATTCCGGGTCTGCAGGGGCCGATGCAAGCGTTGTCGATGTCCCCCTTGGAGTGGATTCGATCGATCAAGAAGAGAGAAAGAAGAAGTCGGAGCCAACCGCTGGTGCCGGGTCCGAGAGGCAGAGCCGCGTAGTGAATTACGAGGTCAGCAAGGTCATCAGCCACGTGGTCGAACCAGTGGGGCGTATCAAACGCGTCTCTGTAGCGGTGGTGGTGGACGGGACTTACCGCCCATCGAAGAATGCACCCGATGATGCGCAGACGGAATACGTACCTCGCAGTCAGGCGGAACTCGAGCGAATGGAGGCCCTGATCAAACGGGTCGTGAATTTCGATGCGGATCGCGGGGACCAGGTGGAGGTAGCCAACATGCCTTTCGAGTTTCGTGGTCAGCCGGAAACTGAGGAGACGAGCGCTTTTTCACGCTGGGTGCGATGGCTTGAACCTTTAGGTATGTATTCGAAATACGTTATTGCGGTTCTGATACTGTTGTTTGCTTACCGGTTGGTTGTCCGTCCGGTTATACGCTGGCTCACAGCCAGCTACGGCGGAGAGATGGATCTCCAGGTTCTAAAGCAGCTGCCCATGACCGTCAAGGAGCTGGAAGACGGGTACGGACGCAGCTCAACGGTTGGTTCCGCGGCTTCGAACCGGGCGCTGGAGGCAATTACGAGAGATCGGGATCGATCGCTACAGTTGATGCGTGAATGGCTGAAGGAAGGGCAGGCCGGGACTCCGAATAGCTAGATCAACCGGAAATGGTCTTCTTGGCCAATCTCGGCATCAGTCTGCACGGTTGCTTGTGGGATGACCTGTAGACCACCACTGCGCGAATTCTTGATTTAATGGGTATTTTGCAAACTGGGACCTGCCGCGGAGCGGTCGGGCTGATCGCCCGAAAGGTGTGAGGAAAAATTATCATTTCCGGATTGGAAACTGGATTCCACCGGGAAATGATTTCCGGATAGACGCTGGTCAGGACGAGTGTATAGGCTCGACTGTTTGTTGGATGTGTTTGATGTCCCTGAAGAAAATTAACGGTTGGGTTCTGGAATGCAGCAGGTTGGTTGATGGTACGACTGTGGCTTCGACACCGGCCCTGGATTTCGACGAGCAGTGCCATGCCGAGATCGGCCGGATTGGATGCTTCTGAGCGGAAAACGGATATCGCCAGAGGTTGAATGCATGAATCCAAGACATTTGCCTGGTTCATTGAAAGTCGCCATCTTGATCCATTCCATGGGTCATGAGGCGGCTCGCCACATCTTGGACAGTCTCCAGGCGCAGGAACGCGAACTGGTCAAGCAGCATCTGGATCAAATGGGTGCAATTGCGCCCGAGGTGGTGGATCGTGTAGCAGAAGAATTTGCAGAGATGCTGAGCCGTATTCAGCCTTCAGCCCCACCGTCGCTTGGTTTGAGGGGAATGGACCGCCAGGCGGATGTCGTGGAAGACCCCCGTCTCCCGAATCTCAGAGCGGTGGAGTGCCTCGGTTCGGAAGTCGTTTCCGACCTTCTCAAAGATGAACATCCGCAGACCATCGCTATCGTGCTTTCACACATTACGACCGAATTGGCCAGCAGCGTGATGCAACACCTGCCGGACGAGACGAGACGGGAAGTGGCGCTGCGTATCGCAGGGACTGAAAAATTCCTTGCTGCTATGGTGAACGAAATCGATCAGATTCTTGGCGAAATTATGCAAAGCAAGGATAGCGGCACCTCAAGGAACGTGAGCGGCGTCGATCGGTTGGCCGAGATGCTCAACCTTATGGAAGGCAGTTTGAGCGAGGCGCTTATCAGTAATATCGAGGAGTCTGATCCGGATTTGGCGGCCGCGATCAAACAAAAGATGTTTGTCTTCGAAGATCTGGTTCTTGTGGATGATCGTGGTTTGCAGAAGCTTCTGCGCCGGATCGAGTCGAAAGAATTGGCTGTTGCGTTGAAGGCGGCCTCGGAGGCGGTTAAGGACAAAATTTTTAATAACATGTCCGAAAGGGCGGGTGAAATGGTTCGTGAGGATATTGAAGCCCTCGGTCCGGTCCGGATGAAGGAAGTAGAAAACGCACAGCAGACCATTACCAAGATCATTCAGGAACTGGAAGAGAAAGGAGAGTTGGTGATCAGTGGGCGCAGAGGGGAAAAGATCGTTGGATAAGATGGACAAGGTCGGTTTGCGGCAAGATGCGGGATTCCCGCTTTACTGTTTCCCTCAACTCTCCCGATCGGACCCTTCAATCGACAGCGGATCAGGGATCACCCAGAAAGGATTCCAGCCGTATGTATCGAAAGAGGCTTCATCCAGCAGCGGTGCGCCTTGGCCCATGCAGGAGAACGGCTCTGCCGGGTTGGAGGATGAAGAAGCTGCGCAGCGAAGAGCGAAGGAAATCGAGAAATCGGCCTACTCAAAGGGCTTCCAGGAAGGGAAAGAGGCCGGTAGAAATTCCAGCCGTCAGGAACTGGATCCAATCTTATCCAATTTCCGGGAGGCGCTCCAGGAACTGGTGCGCGTCAAACGCGAAATCTACATGAGGGCGGAGAAAGAGGCCGTCGAATTGGCTATGGCCGTGGCGAGGAAGATCGTGTGCCAGGAGTTGAGTGTCAGACGAGATATTATTCTGGGTGTGGTACGCGAGGCCTTGAAGACCGTTGA harbors:
- the flgC gene encoding Flagellar basal-body rod protein FlgC; this encodes MDFLNALQISASGLSAQRMRINLITSNLANADTTSTAEGGPYKRKDVILGAFPVSRENDFRDVMSREVENAMAEVKVVGIVAYERAPRMKYAPGHPDANGAGYVAMPNINVIEEMANMMVAARSYEANLTAIQTTKSMAAKALEIGR
- the zraR gene encoding Transcriptional regulatory protein ZraR, with the translated sequence MDHFQILFVDDEPDIREIAHKYMTFHGYKIRVAESGDVALERLRMERFPVVFTDLFMPGMDGLTLLKIIKDEWPATDVVVLTGYGSIKSAIEATKLGCYDYLQKPMKLERLKLLVDQIAERWKKTEPDNLLEVDGDYGSFDGVVGKSPRMQEIFALISKISSNGPTVLIHGESGTGKELIARVIWRKSSRQDKPFVPVNCGAIPEGLAESELFGHVNGAFTGTVRDTKGLFEAADGGTLFLDEITEISSCMQVKLLRALQEKCIRRVGESKELSVDVRVIAATNRDPLVSLQEGRLREDLYYRLNVVPIMLPPLRERKEDVEGLARHFLKRLERMNKKNGPISITTQALDALRRYHWPGNVRELENVIERAFLLCSDHLIRLCDLPSNIVAMPQNSSSQNLKLRTHEANLIEKALSEAGSNKSTAADLLGINLSTLYRKMKKYDIPL
- the fliE gene encoding Flagellar hook-basal body complex protein FliE yields the protein MKIIPLLHTERLSVLQNPGSTEKVQQPGTGFACAFKSALAHVNQLQKTADTAAVDLAAGRREDIHQTMIAIEKADVTFRLIMQIRNKVVAAYEEVMRMQV
- a CDS encoding putative Flagellar M-ring protein (Evidence 3 : Putative function from multiple computational evidences); the encoded protein is MASTLHSKFSSAIASFKSLSHTRRVVLLGLTAAAAMSIIWLMVWVNTPDFQVLYGNLAQEDAAAVVSRLKAQKIPFEIAAQGRTVLVPAERLYELRLDLASQGLPQGSGVGFEIFDNTKLGMTEFVQNVNYQRALQGELARTIAGFSEVESCRVHIVMPSQSLFLDQEESATASIVLKIREGCQLSQNQIQGIIHLVSSSVSRLAPKDVTVVDNFGKILGRDSESSDMRRVSSDQLEYQVRVEKNLENRIKTMLSTVLGPEKAIVRVSCLMDFRHEEKTAEQYQPDAVAVRSEQYHNSGSAGADASVVDVPLGVDSIDQEERKKKSEPTAGAGSERQSRVVNYEVSKVISHVVEPVGRIKRVSVAVVVDGTYRPSKNAPDDAQTEYVPRSQAELERMEALIKRVVNFDADRGDQVEVANMPFEFRGQPETEETSAFSRWVRWLEPLGMYSKYVIAVLILLFAYRLVVRPVIRWLTASYGGEMDLQVLKQLPMTVKELEDGYGRSSTVGSAASNRALEAITRDRDRSLQLMREWLKEGQAGTPNS
- a CDS encoding Nitrogen fixation protein AnfA (fragment), coding for MNHVFNALLEDDQEQGSVGVSPKSSRAASLAFGSLVGQCGQMQAVYSLVRKVARTDSTVIIYGESGTGKELVARAIHETSDRRDKAFVAINCGAIPENLLESELFGHVRGAFTGATTNKPGKFEMADGGTIFLDEIGDMSPELQVKLLRVLETRSFEPVGGNRSYKVDVRVLAATHRDLRDAIAKGRFREDLFYRLHVIPVTLPPLRERRNDIPLLVEHFVAHFNAAKGMSIAGIRSDALERLVDYHWPGNVRELKNMMERLTILRGQGEIDLSDLPDKFLAMSSAEAKFVPQIEFSEEGICLNTAVTEFEKALILQSLQKTQWVKNKAAKLLHLNRTTLVEKIKRHQLQPCC
- a CDS encoding putative Flagellar motor switch protein FliG (Evidence 3 : Putative function from multiple computational evidences), with the protein product MNPRHLPGSLKVAILIHSMGHEAARHILDSLQAQERELVKQHLDQMGAIAPEVVDRVAEEFAEMLSRIQPSAPPSLGLRGMDRQADVVEDPRLPNLRAVECLGSEVVSDLLKDEHPQTIAIVLSHITTELASSVMQHLPDETRREVALRIAGTEKFLAAMVNEIDQILGEIMQSKDSGTSRNVSGVDRLAEMLNLMEGSLSEALISNIEESDPDLAAAIKQKMFVFEDLVLVDDRGLQKLLRRIESKELAVALKAASEAVKDKIFNNMSERAGEMVREDIEALGPVRMKEVENAQQTITKIIQELEEKGELVISGRRGEKIVG
- a CDS encoding hypothetical protein (Evidence 5 : Unknown function) — protein: MGAEGKRSLDKMDKVGLRQDAGFPLYCFPQLSRSDPSIDSGSGITQKGFQPYVSKEASSSSGAPWPMQENGSAGLEDEEAAQRRAKEIEKSAYSKGFQEGKEAGRNSSRQELDPILSNFREALQELVRVKREIYMRAEKEAVELAMAVARKIVCQELSVRRDIILGVVREALKTVEDHEKITIKVNPRDLEVIKDTTVRNPDFFDNLGHVQFEEDPGLGDGGCVIETALGEIDARIERQLEAVEEAFRAEMMTHSSAG
- the flbD gene encoding Transcriptional regulatory protein FlbD; this translates as MRRATILLVGGDSELWSQVDRVLGRTGCEVQRVAAGKDAAARVAETPCLGVLVDTATAGMPCSELIKTVNGVAAEIPVVFTARQRTVSEAMEVMRAGAEDYLGRPIDSRHLVALVERWRSRGHHDMRPEVNRDRHSGFDDCREIVTRDPAFLNTLKVAENIALSPATVLIYGESGTGKELLARFIHERSDRREGPFVAVNCAALPDGLAESELFGHEKGAFTGALNRKLGRFELADGGTLVLDEISETPLPIQAKLLRALQEQIIDRVGGSTPISVNVRVIAITNQDLAVAVEEGRFREDLFYRVNVIPLMIPPLRERPLDIPLLARYFIEHYADRVGRPAPRLSSEVKEHLVKREWKGNVRELENTIQRGILLCQEEVVLPEHLLLEGPFKSFSTGKYMVEAGLSMREMERRLILATLQNVNGNRTHAARMLGISIRTLRNKLREYRDRGLVLAENSGAAVGMG
- a CDS encoding hypothetical protein (Evidence 5 : Unknown function) — its product is MGCCSSAAARRLQDQARKIQNQPKIVNKSFLCSLENREEKEEAAATANAASIHSAKKLKFRREQPKNTLVHVHHSLS
- a CDS encoding hypothetical protein (Evidence 5 : Unknown function); the protein is MYNYRKQNISIRSALKGNGGLILEPEIGPVLLCKMQMQPPRELKRHKLGKSISHSISNDLRR
- a CDS encoding putative Flagellar basal body rod protein FlgB (Evidence 3 : Putative function from multiple computational evidences) encodes the protein MSNGGLFDGTIQKLCHALDLRSIRHNMIVSNLANMDIPAYKPFDLVIREEMGKDRGEALPLLQSQPGHMALAGAGHSSLQLAPAAMAMFTEDSAAPALDREQALAALAQNGLVYNATAQIVARKFDGLRNVVEGGRE
- a CDS encoding hypothetical protein (Evidence 5 : Unknown function), which translates into the protein MVFLANLGVNLHVCLCGDLLVLFAQVIDFLNLSRLGLSRRGGLSTRSE
- a CDS encoding hypothetical protein (Evidence 5 : Unknown function); translated protein: MEGHIFMSNFSYIGFIIDEKNLKMVHRLPIPCIG